A single Cellulomonas sp. SLBN-39 DNA region contains:
- a CDS encoding EAL domain-containing protein, protein MTNDEHRRDGPPVDLLQVERRRSGTTDPVTGRPNLPGITPSCTAGMGEDQVLTVVAAATGPRTLDALPGRGDGLDDAERLLADQLDVWGDGLPGSVVSPADGTAVYLARTTHAEARTLRAHLPLLVEQLDRGAGRSPLLAEAQGAAAESPAVVTRALSRLALPQGRLPQPHTEATTVARTPLFDAWTGTRVASQVRHHPSTVGPRDAPRVEQLLSITRPAPFLDTARAVMAATARFTDPLRGHGPLLWDATCVLAAAGPQRAPLAELLVEHCPAHVWVGVAASLLDGPPDVLEALTLLRARGSTIVLTGYGSGRETPEALDELPVDAVVVDPWLERGATTASGDRAAHWAVLEHARRHGVTALSHTRATATLMQQAPVDAQDVPWPVGGVDVAALALVSDARTAGLSLRETTVLVNGAGRRTPAGRRWSRYDVARVWASFA, encoded by the coding sequence GTGACGAACGACGAGCACCGGCGCGACGGCCCGCCCGTGGACCTCCTGCAGGTCGAACGACGCCGCAGCGGCACGACGGACCCGGTCACGGGGCGACCCAACCTGCCCGGGATCACCCCGTCGTGCACGGCCGGGATGGGCGAGGACCAGGTGCTCACCGTGGTCGCCGCCGCGACCGGGCCCCGCACGCTCGACGCCCTGCCGGGCCGCGGCGACGGCCTCGACGACGCCGAGCGGCTGCTCGCCGACCAGCTCGACGTGTGGGGCGACGGTCTGCCGGGCTCCGTGGTCAGCCCCGCGGACGGCACGGCCGTGTACCTCGCGCGCACGACCCACGCCGAGGCCCGCACCCTGCGCGCGCACCTGCCGCTGCTCGTCGAGCAGCTCGACCGCGGCGCGGGCCGCTCGCCGCTGCTCGCCGAGGCCCAGGGCGCCGCCGCCGAGTCCCCCGCGGTCGTCACCCGGGCCCTGTCCCGCCTCGCTCTGCCGCAGGGCCGTCTGCCGCAGCCGCACACCGAGGCGACCACGGTCGCGCGGACCCCGCTCTTCGACGCGTGGACGGGCACCCGGGTCGCGTCCCAGGTGCGCCACCACCCCAGCACCGTCGGCCCCCGGGACGCGCCCCGCGTGGAGCAGCTGCTGTCGATCACCCGACCCGCACCGTTCCTGGACACCGCGCGCGCCGTCATGGCGGCCACCGCCCGGTTCACCGACCCCCTGCGCGGTCACGGGCCGCTGCTGTGGGACGCGACCTGCGTGCTCGCGGCCGCCGGCCCCCAGCGCGCGCCCCTCGCCGAGCTGCTGGTCGAGCACTGCCCCGCGCACGTGTGGGTCGGCGTCGCGGCGTCGCTGCTCGACGGGCCGCCCGACGTGCTCGAGGCGCTCACGCTGCTGCGCGCCCGCGGGTCCACGATCGTGCTCACCGGGTACGGCTCGGGCCGCGAGACCCCCGAGGCGCTCGACGAGCTCCCCGTCGACGCGGTCGTCGTGGACCCGTGGCTCGAGCGCGGCGCGACCACCGCGTCCGGGGACCGCGCCGCCCACTGGGCGGTGCTCGAGCACGCGCGCCGGCACGGGGTCACCGCGCTGAGCCACACCCGCGCCACCGCGACCCTCATGCAGCAGGCCCCGGTCGACGCGCAGGACGTGCCGTGGCCGGTCGGCGGCGTCGACGTCGCCGCGCTCGCCCTCGTGTCCGACGCGCGCACCGCGGGCCTGTCCCTGCGCGAGACGACCGTGCTGGTCAACGGCGCCGGGCGCCGCACCCCCGCGGGGCGGCGCTGGTCGCGCTACGACGTCGCCCGCGTGTGGGCCTCGTTCGCGTGA
- a CDS encoding VanZ family protein — translation MAERRARPRPVRAVRVLLVVYLGAVAAVTLGPAPADAGTLSRVEQLVAWLSGHGLPVTYLGVEAIANVVMFVPFGVLVSLALPAGTRGGDRVVVPLALATSAGIETVQRWLPTRVPTLQDVVLNTLGAALGLLALRVLLARRRRHDGVAARAAGDDPGRQTPSASRIGPSVK, via the coding sequence GTGGCTGAGCGCCGGGCCCGGCCACGACCCGTGCGGGCCGTGCGCGTGCTGCTCGTCGTCTACCTCGGGGCCGTCGCCGCGGTCACGCTGGGGCCGGCACCCGCCGACGCCGGCACGCTCTCGCGCGTCGAGCAGCTCGTGGCGTGGCTCTCGGGCCACGGCCTGCCCGTCACGTACCTCGGGGTCGAGGCGATCGCCAACGTCGTCATGTTCGTGCCGTTCGGCGTGCTCGTCAGCCTCGCCCTGCCGGCCGGCACCCGCGGGGGCGACCGGGTCGTGGTGCCGCTGGCCCTCGCCACGTCGGCGGGCATCGAGACCGTCCAGCGCTGGCTGCCGACCCGGGTGCCCACGCTGCAGGACGTCGTGCTCAACACCCTCGGCGCCGCGCTGGGCCTCCTGGCGCTGCGGGTGCTGCTCGCCCGGCGCCGGCGCCACGACGGGGTCGCCGCCCGCGCGGCAGGCGACGACCCCGGACGTCAGACGCCCAGCGCCTCGCGGATCGGGCCGAGCGTGAAGTAG
- a CDS encoding NCS2 family permease yields MATTSDEETRTAPRNAVDRFFKISERGSTVGTEIRGGLVTFFTMSYIVVLNPLILGFAPDGTGAFLGGGPGDGSNLPAIAAATALVAGVLSILMGVVANFPIALAAGLGLNAVVAYTIAALPGMTWADAMGVVVLEGLIILVLVLTGFRTAVFRAVPLELKTAISVGIGLFIALIGFVNAGFVRPGAGTPLELGVGGSLAGWPIAVFVVGLLVAIVLQVRQVRGGLLIAVVGTTVLAVVVQALTGVGAGGADNPTGWHQNVPALPDQLVQLPDLSLLGQFSLLGSFAKIGALSVLLLVFSLLLADFFDTMGTMVAVGGEAKLLDAEGSPPGAQRILVVDSLGAIAGGAGSVSSNTAYIESASGVGDGARTGLASVVTGVAFLLATFLSPLVAMVPSEAAAPVLVVVGFLMVVQVAGIDWRSYEVGVPVFLTMVLMPFTYSITAGIGAGFIAYVVIKVAVRKARTVHPLMWVAAAAFVVYFTLGPIREALGV; encoded by the coding sequence ATGGCGACCACTTCGGACGAGGAGACGCGCACGGCGCCCCGCAACGCCGTCGACCGGTTCTTCAAGATCAGCGAGCGCGGCTCGACCGTCGGCACCGAGATCCGTGGCGGTCTCGTCACGTTCTTCACGATGAGCTACATCGTCGTGCTCAACCCGCTCATCCTCGGGTTCGCGCCCGACGGCACGGGGGCGTTCCTGGGCGGCGGCCCGGGCGACGGCTCGAACCTGCCGGCCATCGCGGCAGCGACGGCGCTGGTGGCGGGTGTCCTGTCGATCCTCATGGGGGTCGTGGCGAACTTCCCGATCGCGCTGGCCGCGGGGCTGGGCCTGAACGCGGTCGTGGCGTACACGATCGCGGCGCTGCCGGGCATGACGTGGGCCGACGCGATGGGAGTCGTCGTCCTCGAGGGCCTGATCATCCTGGTCCTGGTGCTCACGGGGTTCCGGACGGCGGTGTTCCGCGCGGTCCCGCTGGAGCTGAAGACCGCGATCAGCGTGGGCATCGGCCTGTTCATCGCGCTCATCGGCTTCGTCAACGCAGGCTTCGTCCGCCCCGGCGCCGGCACGCCGCTCGAGCTGGGCGTGGGCGGGTCGCTGGCCGGCTGGCCCATCGCGGTGTTCGTCGTCGGCCTGCTCGTCGCGATCGTGCTGCAGGTCCGTCAGGTGCGCGGCGGGCTGCTCATCGCGGTGGTCGGCACGACCGTCCTGGCGGTGGTCGTGCAGGCCCTCACGGGCGTGGGTGCCGGCGGCGCGGACAACCCGACGGGGTGGCACCAGAACGTGCCGGCGCTGCCCGACCAGCTCGTGCAGCTGCCGGACCTGTCGCTGCTCGGCCAGTTCTCGCTGCTCGGCTCGTTCGCCAAGATCGGCGCCCTGTCGGTGCTGCTGCTGGTGTTCTCCCTGCTGCTCGCGGACTTCTTCGACACGATGGGCACGATGGTCGCGGTCGGCGGCGAGGCCAAGCTCCTCGACGCGGAGGGCAGCCCGCCCGGGGCGCAGCGCATCCTCGTCGTGGACTCGCTCGGCGCGATCGCGGGCGGGGCGGGGTCGGTCTCGTCGAACACGGCGTACATCGAGTCGGCGTCCGGGGTCGGCGACGGGGCGCGCACGGGACTGGCCTCGGTCGTCACGGGCGTGGCGTTCCTGCTGGCCACGTTCCTGTCCCCGCTGGTCGCGATGGTCCCGTCCGAGGCCGCGGCGCCCGTCCTGGTCGTCGTAGGCTTCCTCATGGTCGTCCAGGTCGCGGGCATCGACTGGCGCTCGTACGAGGTCGGCGTGCCGGTGTTCCTCACCATGGTGCTGATGCCGTTCACCTACTCGATCACCGCGGGGATCGGCGCGGGCTTCATCGCCTACGTCGTCATCAAGGTGGCCGTGCGCAAGGCGCGCACCGTGCACCCGCTGATGTGGGTCGCGGCGGCGGCGTTCGTCGTCTACTTCACGCTCGGCCCGATCCGCGAGGCGCTGGGCGTCTGA
- a CDS encoding low molecular weight phosphatase family protein codes for MDPHPRPVTAPARRPATVLLVCTGNVCRSPAAERVLAARLAGTGVRVVSAGTRAVVGAPASGPMAPLVEAAGGTLDGFVARQLTAELVDAADLVLTMTREHRSAVSVLSPAAVRRTTTLREAAHLLRAAGRVPGGWVVDRVRAVPDTLAATRGRVAPLEPDPSGWWRRGSAARRGAVHADDVVDPIGGSDALYRRSFGQILPAVDALAAVLLARPVGDRPGGRARTGPAGTPG; via the coding sequence ATGGACCCGCACCCCCGCCCCGTCACCGCGCCCGCACGGCGACCGGCGACGGTGCTGCTGGTGTGCACCGGCAACGTGTGCCGGTCCCCCGCGGCCGAGCGGGTGCTCGCCGCACGCCTGGCGGGCACGGGCGTGCGGGTCGTGTCCGCCGGGACCCGCGCGGTCGTCGGCGCCCCCGCGAGCGGGCCGATGGCCCCGCTCGTCGAGGCCGCCGGCGGGACGCTCGACGGGTTCGTCGCCCGGCAGCTGACCGCCGAGCTGGTCGACGCCGCGGACCTCGTGCTCACCATGACGCGCGAGCACCGCTCCGCGGTGAGCGTGCTCTCCCCCGCCGCCGTGCGGCGCACCACGACCCTGCGCGAGGCCGCGCACCTGCTGCGGGCGGCGGGCCGGGTGCCCGGCGGGTGGGTCGTCGACCGGGTGCGGGCCGTCCCGGACACGCTCGCGGCGACCCGCGGCCGCGTCGCGCCGCTCGAGCCCGACCCCTCGGGCTGGTGGCGCCGCGGCTCCGCGGCGCGCCGGGGCGCGGTGCACGCCGACGACGTGGTCGACCCCATCGGCGGCTCGGACGCGCTCTACCGGCGGTCGTTCGGGCAGATCCTGCCCGCCGTGGACGCGCTCGCCGCCGTGCTGCTGGCCCGGCCCGTGGGTGATCGTCCGGGCGGTCGGGCCCGCACCGGGCCGGCCGGGACGCCCGGCTGA
- a CDS encoding DUF2530 domain-containing protein translates to MRSIFDTLLHPRRTPPPPLEVDLAHVMGVGTALWVLGLVASAVGWLVGRDTSIAVAICAAGAVIGVGATTWALRHDVRVPPTD, encoded by the coding sequence GTGCGTTCGATCTTCGACACCCTGCTGCACCCGCGGCGTACCCCGCCGCCGCCGCTCGAGGTCGACCTGGCGCACGTCATGGGGGTCGGTACCGCGCTGTGGGTCCTGGGCCTCGTGGCGTCGGCCGTCGGCTGGCTCGTGGGACGCGACACGAGCATCGCGGTCGCCATCTGCGCCGCCGGTGCGGTCATCGGCGTCGGGGCCACCACCTGGGCGCTGCGCCACGACGTGCGGGTGCCGCCGACCGACTGA
- a CDS encoding CAP domain-containing protein translates to MSSTTPSRRDLRRQERARPGVGLRVARVVAPVVVLAGTAAFVVGAAPGAQAPTGEVAAGADLVTRTLEMASRNATRTPSATTTSGGGPSTSPTATPAASPEPEPTPEPTPEPTPEPEPEPAPEPAPEPAPAPEPAPEEAVLAASTSAEASLADQIVEATNAERTAAGLPAFTVSSCATGQAVSRTAVLVAEGRFEHDPLDPITAACGSGIVGENLSLGYPDAASTVEGWMNSEGHRENILRSSFQQIGVGCTEGPNGMLCAQVFLG, encoded by the coding sequence ATGTCGTCCACCACGCCGAGCCGCCGCGACCTCCGCCGCCAGGAGCGCGCGCGACCGGGGGTGGGCCTGCGCGTGGCCCGCGTCGTCGCACCGGTCGTCGTCCTCGCGGGCACCGCCGCCTTCGTCGTCGGGGCCGCGCCGGGTGCGCAGGCCCCGACGGGGGAGGTCGCCGCGGGGGCCGACCTCGTCACCCGCACGCTCGAGATGGCCAGCCGGAACGCGACCCGCACGCCGTCCGCGACGACGACGTCCGGCGGCGGGCCCAGCACCAGCCCCACCGCGACCCCGGCCGCCTCGCCCGAGCCGGAGCCGACGCCCGAGCCCACCCCGGAGCCGACGCCGGAGCCCGAGCCCGAGCCGGCGCCCGAGCCGGCCCCCGAGCCCGCGCCTGCGCCCGAACCGGCACCCGAGGAGGCGGTGCTCGCCGCGTCCACCAGCGCCGAGGCGTCGCTCGCCGACCAGATCGTCGAGGCGACGAACGCCGAGCGCACCGCCGCGGGCCTGCCCGCGTTCACTGTCTCGTCCTGCGCCACCGGTCAGGCGGTGTCCCGCACGGCCGTCCTCGTCGCCGAGGGTCGCTTCGAGCACGACCCGCTCGACCCGATCACCGCGGCGTGCGGGTCGGGGATCGTCGGGGAGAACCTCTCGCTCGGCTACCCCGACGCGGCGTCGACCGTCGAGGGCTGGATGAACTCCGAGGGCCACCGCGAGAACATCCTGCGGTCCTCGTTCCAGCAGATCGGCGTCGGCTGCACCGAGGGTCCGAACGGCATGCTCTGCGCGCAGGTCTTCCTGGGCTGA
- a CDS encoding sacsin N-terminal ATP-binding-like domain-containing protein — MTGGWGAAGDDDFGTAALRAAVLGAWRASPARLREDANAEEDHARGYYRDRVLVELAQNAADAAVRAGVPGRLLLRVARDPDGGAVLVAANTGAPLDAAGVASLATLRASAKRDGHGVGLVGRFGVGFAAVRAVADEVAVCSTSGAVRFSLADTRAALEQASADVPALAEEVRRRDGSLPALRLPWPATGRPPGGYDTAVVLTLRDEVALDEVRALLAEVGDALLLALPGLVEVVVEDVDAPSRRVSDVGRRWRVRTAHGEVPLAAVADRPVEERAARAWRVTWALPRPGAPVDAVGGPGPAGGRWSPVVHAPTPTDEPCTLPGLLVATLPLDPARRHVVRGPLTDIVLAAAADTWAALARDVATDGGDALALVPTGLADGWLDGELRAAAVEAMARTPLLAPAVGDELVAPARATAVRDLTDDAALAVLGALVAGMVRVPPGGAAAARTLGVEERGLADLVEELPATAGLDWAGLYGALDAVGHDARVREQLAALPVPLLDGRVVRGPRGTVVLDGALVAALDPQTLGTLRAWGLRVVDPAAAHPLLGRLGAQTLDGAALLAHPAVRQAVLGQADDDDLDRAADVTATVLDLVAGLPTGPDGVPGLPADAASWLGLLTLPAADGEPTPAHGLVLPGSVAADLLDPRVVAPVAEAAVDRWGPGALLAVGVRADLVVTPVPDVVAGVGPDDDGDDPAALAAASLDGWTEYLDDLADLLGDGTYVGDLVAVADLDAVDEDAWPAVLAHVAADPRLRSALLTPVRGEQTGATAPSYTAWWVRTRAELPVPGVFALPGAEGLPAQLVPPVPAVLAGLDAGALRALGGAGSLDELPPADWPHVLDRVGRPGARVPLDVAAALWRAWAAGALPADPPSSVVALAGAGAVVVDAEDAVVADGPQWWQRTDLGPVVPVPPAGPGGAGGSGAAARLAAGLDLPLASAACAGAVDGQGEVEPVPDDVAALLPGAPATWWRHDELRVDGVEVEWWVEGSGPGAVVHAVHVAGLAAGLAVAAGRWHLRAALEALLAGDGGPDAVLDVALG, encoded by the coding sequence GTGACCGGCGGCTGGGGCGCGGCGGGCGACGACGACTTCGGCACGGCCGCGCTGCGTGCCGCGGTCCTCGGGGCGTGGCGCGCGTCCCCCGCGCGGCTGCGCGAGGACGCCAACGCCGAGGAGGACCACGCCCGCGGGTACTACCGCGACCGCGTCCTCGTCGAGCTCGCCCAGAACGCCGCGGACGCCGCCGTCCGGGCCGGCGTGCCCGGCCGGCTGCTGCTGCGCGTGGCCCGCGACCCCGACGGCGGCGCGGTGCTCGTCGCCGCGAACACCGGGGCGCCCCTCGACGCCGCGGGCGTCGCCTCGCTCGCGACGCTGCGGGCCTCCGCCAAGCGGGACGGGCACGGCGTGGGGCTCGTCGGCCGGTTCGGGGTCGGGTTCGCCGCGGTCCGCGCCGTCGCCGACGAGGTCGCCGTCTGCTCGACGTCCGGCGCGGTGCGGTTCTCGCTCGCGGACACCCGTGCCGCGCTCGAGCAGGCGTCCGCGGACGTGCCCGCGCTCGCGGAGGAGGTCCGCCGCCGTGACGGCTCCCTGCCGGCGCTGCGGCTGCCGTGGCCTGCGACGGGCCGCCCGCCCGGCGGCTACGACACGGCCGTGGTGCTGACGCTGCGCGACGAGGTCGCGCTCGACGAGGTCCGGGCCCTGCTCGCCGAGGTCGGCGACGCCCTGCTGCTGGCGCTGCCCGGCCTGGTCGAGGTGGTCGTCGAGGACGTCGACGCGCCGTCGCGCCGCGTCTCGGACGTCGGCCGGCGCTGGCGCGTCCGCACCGCGCACGGAGAGGTGCCGCTCGCCGCGGTCGCCGACCGGCCCGTCGAGGAGCGTGCCGCCCGCGCCTGGCGCGTCACCTGGGCGCTGCCCCGGCCCGGGGCGCCGGTCGACGCCGTCGGCGGCCCGGGGCCGGCCGGGGGCCGGTGGTCGCCCGTCGTGCACGCCCCGACGCCCACCGACGAGCCGTGCACCCTGCCCGGTCTGCTCGTCGCCACGCTGCCGCTCGACCCGGCCCGCCGGCACGTCGTGCGCGGGCCGCTGACGGACATCGTCCTCGCCGCCGCGGCCGACACGTGGGCCGCCCTGGCGCGCGACGTCGCGACGGACGGCGGCGACGCGCTCGCGCTGGTGCCCACGGGCCTGGCCGACGGGTGGCTCGACGGCGAGCTGCGGGCCGCGGCCGTCGAGGCGATGGCCCGGACGCCGCTGCTGGCGCCGGCGGTCGGCGACGAGCTCGTCGCCCCGGCCCGCGCGACGGCCGTGCGCGACCTGACGGACGACGCCGCGCTCGCGGTGCTCGGCGCGCTCGTCGCCGGCATGGTCCGGGTGCCGCCGGGCGGTGCGGCGGCGGCCCGGACCCTGGGTGTGGAGGAGCGCGGCCTGGCCGACCTCGTCGAGGAGCTCCCGGCGACCGCGGGCCTGGACTGGGCGGGGCTGTACGGCGCGCTCGACGCGGTGGGGCACGACGCGCGCGTGCGCGAGCAGCTCGCGGCCCTGCCGGTGCCGCTGCTCGACGGCCGGGTGGTCCGCGGGCCGCGCGGCACGGTCGTGCTCGACGGCGCGCTCGTGGCGGCGCTCGACCCGCAGACCCTCGGCACGCTGCGCGCGTGGGGGCTGCGGGTCGTCGACCCCGCGGCCGCGCACCCGCTGCTGGGCCGGCTCGGCGCGCAGACCCTCGACGGCGCCGCCCTGCTCGCCCACCCCGCGGTGCGGCAGGCCGTCCTGGGCCAGGCCGACGACGACGACCTCGACCGGGCCGCGGACGTCACCGCGACCGTCCTCGACCTCGTCGCGGGGCTGCCGACCGGCCCGGACGGGGTGCCCGGTCTGCCGGCGGACGCGGCCTCGTGGCTCGGGCTCCTCACGCTGCCCGCCGCCGACGGCGAGCCCACCCCGGCGCACGGGCTGGTCCTCCCGGGGTCCGTCGCGGCGGACCTGCTCGACCCGCGCGTCGTCGCCCCCGTCGCGGAGGCCGCGGTCGACCGGTGGGGGCCGGGCGCGCTCCTGGCCGTCGGCGTCCGGGCCGACCTCGTCGTCACCCCGGTGCCCGACGTCGTCGCGGGCGTGGGGCCCGACGACGACGGGGACGACCCCGCGGCGCTGGCCGCCGCGTCGCTCGACGGCTGGACGGAGTACCTCGACGACCTCGCCGACCTGCTCGGCGACGGCACGTACGTCGGCGACCTCGTGGCGGTCGCGGACCTCGACGCGGTCGACGAGGACGCGTGGCCGGCCGTCCTCGCGCACGTCGCCGCGGACCCCCGCCTGCGGTCCGCGCTGCTGACCCCGGTCCGTGGCGAGCAGACGGGGGCGACGGCGCCGTCCTACACGGCGTGGTGGGTGCGCACGCGCGCCGAGCTGCCCGTGCCGGGGGTGTTCGCGCTGCCCGGGGCCGAGGGGCTGCCGGCGCAGCTCGTGCCGCCCGTCCCGGCGGTCCTGGCCGGGCTCGACGCCGGCGCGCTGCGGGCGCTCGGCGGTGCCGGCTCCCTCGACGAGCTCCCGCCGGCGGACTGGCCGCACGTGCTCGACCGCGTCGGCCGGCCGGGGGCGCGCGTCCCGCTGGACGTGGCGGCGGCGCTGTGGCGCGCGTGGGCGGCCGGTGCGCTGCCCGCGGACCCGCCCTCGTCGGTCGTCGCGCTGGCGGGCGCCGGTGCGGTGGTCGTCGACGCCGAGGACGCGGTGGTCGCGGACGGTCCGCAGTGGTGGCAGCGCACGGACCTCGGGCCGGTCGTGCCGGTGCCCCCGGCGGGCCCCGGCGGTGCCGGTGGCTCGGGTGCGGCGGCGCGGCTGGCGGCGGGTCTGGACCTGCCGCTCGCGTCGGCGGCGTGCGCAGGTGCCGTCGACGGGCAGGGCGAGGTCGAGCCGGTGCCCGACGACGTCGCCGCCCTGCTGCCGGGCGCACCGGCGACGTGGTGGCGGCACGACGAGCTGCGCGTCGACGGGGTCGAGGTCGAGTGGTGGGTCGAGGGCTCGGGCCCGGGCGCGGTGGTGCACGCCGTGCACGTGGCGGGCCTCGCGGCCGGCCTCGCGGTCGCCGCCGGGCGGTGGCACCTGCGGGCCGCCCTCGAGGCCCTGCTCGCGGGCGACGGCGGACCGGACGCGGTGCTGGACGTCGCGCTCGGCTGA
- a CDS encoding DUF3027 domain-containing protein — translation MSVAAKDAVLDRAVDLAREVALEIAHEPTDVGDYLGAVHEGERLVSHRFACTARGYRGWEWTVTVARVPRGRTATVCEAELLPGQDAVLGAPWVPWSERLRPGDIGPGDVVPFRADDPRLEPGWTPSGDPELDAVAIDELALARVRVLAPQGRDEAAERWYRGSRGPTTPGAVASAAACGSCGFLVPLQGSLGTVFGVCANEWSPDDGKVVSLDHGCGAHSETDVDPVPTDWPAPDPLIDETSVELVTLRTPPVPEPEAAGTDVAPAPAEEPVDGDAAEVAAGTDGTVVAEQEAPLADVAPAPGTAAGVPEDVASEPEVTEASDPTA, via the coding sequence CTGAGCGTGGCCGCCAAGGACGCCGTCCTCGACCGGGCCGTGGACCTCGCGCGCGAGGTCGCGCTGGAGATCGCGCACGAGCCCACCGACGTCGGGGACTACCTCGGCGCCGTGCACGAGGGCGAGCGCCTGGTCTCGCACCGGTTCGCGTGCACCGCGCGCGGCTACCGCGGGTGGGAGTGGACCGTCACGGTCGCCCGCGTGCCGCGCGGGCGCACCGCCACGGTCTGCGAGGCCGAGCTGCTGCCCGGCCAGGACGCCGTGCTGGGTGCTCCGTGGGTGCCCTGGTCCGAGCGGCTGCGCCCCGGCGACATCGGGCCCGGCGACGTCGTGCCGTTCCGTGCCGACGACCCGCGCCTGGAGCCCGGGTGGACGCCGTCCGGCGACCCCGAGCTCGACGCCGTCGCCATCGACGAGCTCGCCCTGGCCCGCGTGCGGGTGCTCGCGCCGCAGGGGCGCGACGAGGCCGCCGAGCGCTGGTACCGCGGGTCCCGCGGGCCGACGACGCCCGGGGCCGTCGCGTCCGCCGCCGCGTGCGGGTCGTGCGGGTTCCTCGTGCCGCTGCAGGGCTCGCTCGGCACGGTCTTCGGCGTGTGCGCCAACGAGTGGTCGCCCGACGACGGCAAGGTCGTCAGCCTCGACCACGGCTGCGGTGCGCACTCCGAGACCGACGTCGACCCGGTGCCGACGGACTGGCCCGCACCCGACCCCCTCATCGACGAGACGAGCGTCGAGCTCGTCACCCTCCGCACGCCGCCGGTGCCCGAGCCGGAGGCCGCCGGCACGGACGTCGCCCCGGCGCCTGCCGAGGAGCCCGTGGACGGGGACGCCGCGGAGGTCGCCGCGGGGACGGACGGCACGGTCGTCGCCGAGCAGGAGGCGCCGCTCGCGGACGTCGCGCCGGCGCCCGGCACCGCGGCCGGCGTGCCCGAGGACGTCGCGTCCGAGCCCGAGGTGACCGAGGCGTCCGACCCCACCGCCTGA
- a CDS encoding cold-shock protein — MPTGKVKWFDSERGFGFIATDDGGEVFLHASALPAGVTAPKPGTKVDFGVADGRRGPQALSVTFLDPVPSVVKAKRPPADEMAVVVEDLIKVLDNIGNDLRRGRYPEGSRSTQYASLLRAVADKLEA; from the coding sequence GTGCCCACCGGCAAGGTCAAGTGGTTCGACAGCGAGCGCGGCTTCGGCTTCATCGCCACCGACGACGGTGGCGAGGTCTTCCTGCACGCGTCCGCGCTGCCCGCCGGGGTCACGGCGCCCAAGCCGGGCACCAAGGTGGACTTCGGCGTCGCTGACGGCCGCCGCGGCCCGCAGGCCCTGTCCGTGACGTTCCTCGACCCGGTGCCGTCCGTGGTCAAGGCCAAGCGGCCGCCGGCCGACGAGATGGCCGTCGTCGTGGAGGACCTCATCAAGGTGCTCGACAACATCGGCAACGACCTGCGCCGCGGGCGGTACCCCGAGGGCTCGCGCTCGACCCAGTACGCGAGCCTGCTGCGGGCCGTCGCGGACAAGCTCGAGGCCTGA
- a CDS encoding TraR/DksA C4-type zinc finger protein, whose product MEADRARALLHALRAEVLDRLDGLGAARTDVVEAARGANVDDEHDPEGTTIAFERAQLEALAADARRRLVEVDAALDRVAAGTWGRCEVDGAPIDDARLAARPTATRCVRHA is encoded by the coding sequence GTGGAGGCCGACCGGGCACGCGCCCTGCTGCACGCGCTGCGCGCCGAGGTGCTCGACCGTCTCGACGGGCTCGGCGCGGCCCGGACGGACGTGGTCGAGGCCGCCCGCGGGGCCAACGTCGACGACGAGCACGACCCGGAGGGCACGACGATCGCGTTCGAGCGCGCCCAGCTGGAGGCGCTGGCCGCCGACGCCCGCCGACGCCTGGTCGAGGTCGACGCGGCCCTCGACCGGGTCGCGGCGGGTACCTGGGGGCGGTGCGAGGTCGACGGCGCGCCGATCGACGACGCCCGGCTGGCCGCACGCCCGACGGCGACGCGCTGCGTCCGGCACGCCTGA